One region of Mangifera indica cultivar Alphonso chromosome 3, CATAS_Mindica_2.1, whole genome shotgun sequence genomic DNA includes:
- the LOC123211351 gene encoding protein phosphatase 2C 29, translating into MGSGLSYLFPCIKPVNRTERTTHQPDLIFASSEPLDETLGHSFCYVRSSNRFVSPTPSERFVSPSHSLRFSPSRSGSGQRGPLPETGFKAISGASVSANTSTPRTVLQLDNIYDDATETTFTGGYGVKSSIVNVSGFESTSSFSALPLQPMPRGASYDASERGPFFLSGPLERGALSGPLDPNTGCSDSGGHVHFSAPLGGICVKRKKKRNIFGISGMRKAFYEKKRPWVVPVLNFVSRKDCNHSHHENLDEEAADVVKNERDNDNVQWALGKAGEDRVHVVVSEEQGWLFVGIYDGFNGPDGPEFLMGNLYRAVYNELQGLFWDIEELDNEEKNANDDNTQETETETKIDPVVLSNENETKDGERAKRVTFEPGGIESRRRRLWEFLAEEDPEDGLDLSGSERFAFSVDDAISVNKESSAASRRWLLLSKLKQGLLTKHKEVGYGRKSLFPWRFGLQEKEKVGLDENKVEEKVVKSGKKRKEGPVDHELVLAAMSRALELTELAYLDMTDKVLDTNPELALMGSCLLVVLMRDEDVYVMNVGDSRAIVAQYQPEAVGCSVEMKRPGETGSSMEGIVEELAVAQDEMGSKVRTNEASAQRMKLTALQLSTDHSTSIEEEIIRIKNEHPDDTQCIVNDRVKGRLKVTRAFGAGFLKKPKLNDSLLEMFRNEYIGTAPYISCTPSLRHHRLCPRDQFLILSSDGLYQYLTNQEVVSNVENFMEKFPDGDPAQHLIEELLYHAADKAGMDLHELLDIPQGDRRKYHDDVTVMVVSLEGRIWKSSGKYI; encoded by the exons ATGGGAAGTGGACTTTCTTACCTCTTCCCGTGTATCAAACCGGTTAACCGAACTGAACGGACCACGCACCAACCGGACCTGATCTTTGCTTCGTCTGAGCCCTTGGATGAGACTCTTGGTCACTCCTTCTGCTACGTTCGATCGTCTAATCGTTTCGTCTCGCCAACTCCTTCTGAACGCTTTGTCTCTCCTTCACACTCTCTCCGTTTCTCTCCGAGCCGCTCCGGGTCCGGACAACGTGGACCGCTGCCCGAGACGGGGTTTAAGGCCATTTCGGGAGCTTCGGTTAGTGCCAATACTTCTACTCCCAGAACTGTCCTCCAACTTGATAATATTTACGATGATGCCACTGAGACTACGTTTACCGGCGGTTACGGCGTGAAGAGCAGTATTGTGAATGTCAGTGGTTTCGAAAGTACTTCGTCGTTTAGTGCTTTACCTCTTCAGCCGATGCCACGTGGCGCTTCTTACGATGCCTCCGAGCGGGGCCCATTCTTCTTGTCTGGCCCGCTGGAGCGCGGTGCATTGTCAGGCCCACTAGACCCGAACACTGGGTGCTCCGACTCCGGTGGGCATGTCCATTTCTCTGCTCCTCTCGGTGGCATTTGcgtaaagaggaagaagaagaggaacaTTTTTGGGATTTCGGGAATGCGAAAAGCGTTTTACGAGAAGAAACGGCCGTGGGTGGTGCCGGTGCTGAATTTCGTTTCTAGAAAGGATTGCAACCACAGTCACCATGAAAACTTGGATGAGGAGGCCGCTGACGTGGTGAAAAACGAGAGGGACAATGATAATGTTCAATGGGCGCTGGGTAAGGCGGGTGAAGATCGTGTGCACGTGGTGGTATCCGAAGAACAGGGGTGGTTATTTGTTGGAATTTATGATGGTTTCAATGGCCCGGATGGGCCCGAATTTTTGATGGGTAATCTTTATAGAGCTGTTTATAATGAGTTGCAAGGTTTATTTTGGGACATTGAGGAGCTAGATAATGAAGAAAAGAATGCTAATGATGATAATACGCAGGAAACTGAAACTGAAACTAAAATTGACCCAGTAGTTTTaagtaatgaaaatgaaacGAAAGATGGAGAGAGAGCTAAAAGAGTGACTTTTGAACCCGGGGGAATAGAAAGTAGGAGGAGAAGATTATGGGAATTTTTGGCCGAGGAGGACCCGGAAGATGGACTAGATCTTTCTGGGTCAGAGAGGTTCGCATTTTCAGTGGATGATGCCATTAGTGTCAACAAGGAGAGCTCGGCTGCTAGCAGGAGATGGTTGTTATTGTCAAAGTTGAAACAAGGGTTGTTGACAAAGCATAAGGAGGTTGGTTATGGGAGGAAGTCATTGTTTCCGTGGAGGTTTGGACTGCAGGAGAAAGAGAAGGTTGGATTAGATGAGAACAAAGTAGAGGAGAAGGTTgtgaagagtggaaagaaaagaaaagagggCCCAGTTGATCATGAATTGGTTTTGGCGGCAATGTCCCGAGCTCTAGAATTGACTGAGCTTGCATACTTGGATATGACAGATAAGGTTCTTGATACGAATCCAGAGCTAGCATTAATGGGTTCATGTTTATTGGTTGTGTTGATGAGGGATGAGGATGTGTATGTGATGAATGTGGGTGATAGTAGGGCAATTGTTGCACAGTATCAGCCTGAAGCAGTTGGATGTAGTGTGGAGATGAAGCGGCCTGGGGAAACTGGGTCAAGTATGGAGGGTATAGTTGAGGAATTGGCAGTGGCACAGGATGAAATGGGAAGTAAGGTGAGGACAAATGAGGCTTCTGCCCAACGAATGAAATTGACTGCATTGCAGCTTTCTACTGATCACAGCACCAGCATTGAAGAA GAAATCATAAGAATAAAGAATGAACACCCTGATGATACCCAATGTATTGTCAACGATAGGGTGAAAGGCCGTCTTAAGGTCACCAGAGCATTTGGAGCTGGATTTCTGAAAAAG CCCAAGTTGAACGATTCATTATTGGAAATGTTTCGAAATGAGTATATTGGCACTGCTCCATACATATCCTGCACACCTTCTCTTCGTCACCATAGACTCTGCCCAAGAGATCAATTTCTGATTCTCTCATCAGATGGTTTATATCAGTATCTGACCAATCAGGAAGTGGTTTCAAATGTTGAGAATTTCATGGAGAAGTTTCCAGATGGTGATCCTGCACAGCACCTAATAGAGGAGCTGCTCTACCATGCAGCTGACAAAGCTg GGATGGATTTACATGAGCTATTAGACATACCTCAAGGAGATCGCAGAAAATACCATGATGATGTTACTGTTATGGTGGTTTCACTTGAAGGACGAATCTGGAAGTCATCAGGAAAATACATTTGA
- the LOC123211352 gene encoding pentatricopeptide repeat-containing protein At5g46580, chloroplastic, with the protein MAASLCIPLDVHLVTPKLDTRKPFLFAKPQRTHPAVKFSVSCGSLKAPSKSQNVPDSPNPNTPSLSEQLKPLSTTTLSPTKNDQAFLLSKPKSTWVNPTKPKRSVLSLQRHKRASYTYNPQIRELKLFAQKLNDCDDSEVAFLAALNEIPNQPTRENALLILNSLRFWQKSYLFFNWIKTQNLFPVETIFYNVTMKSLRFGRQFQLIEELANEMVSNEIELDNITYSTIITCAKRCNRFDKAIEWFERMYKTGLMPDEVTYSAILDVYAELGKVEEVLSLYERGVATGWKPDPITFSVLGKMFGEAGDYDGIRYVLQEMKSLGVQPNLVVYNTLLQAMGKAGKPGLARSLFDEMIESGLAPDEKTLTALIKIYGKARWAKDALELWERMRENKWPMDFILYNTLLNMCADMGLVEEAEKLFEHMKQSESCRPDSYSYTAMLNIYGSGRKVDKAMDLFEEMHEQGVEINVMGFTCLIQCLGKARRIDDLVRVFDVSVGCGVKPDDRLCGCLLSVVALCEISEDVDKVIACLQQTNPKLVAFVKLIEDEKTSFPIINEEFRTVIGDTADEARRPFCNCLIDICRNRNLHARAHELLYLGTLYGLYPGLHNKTVDEWSLDVRSLSIGAAQTALEEWMATLEKAVIREEVVLPHLFLAQTGTGTHKFSQGLAAAFVSHLEKLAAPFRQSEERAGYFVATKEELVSWVQSRIPPPTLTAEMLS; encoded by the coding sequence ATGGCTGCGTCTCTCTGCATACCTCTAGATGTTCATTTGGTCACACCTAAATTAGATACAAGGAAACCCTTTTTGTTCGCCAAACCACAGAGAACTCACCCTGCTGTCAAATTCAGTGTTTCTTGCGGCTCGTTAAAGGCTCCTTCAAAGTCTCAAAATGTACCAGACTCTCCAAACCCCAACACTCCGTCTTTATCTGAGCAACTCAAGCCTCTCTCAACAACCACTCTTTCTCCCACCAAGAATGACCAAGCGTTTCTCTTGTCCAAGCCAAAGTCCACCTGGGTTAACCCCACCAAGCCTAAAAGGTCTGTGCTTTCACTTCAGAGGCACAAGCGCGCTTCTTACACTTACAATCCTCAGATTAGAGAGCTGAAACTGTTTGCACAAAAGCTCAATGACTGTGACGACTCTGAAGTTGCTTTCTTGGCTGCTCTGAATGAAATCCCAAACCAACCCACTAGAGAAAATGCTCTCTTGATACTTAACAGCTTGAGATTTTGGCaaaagagttatcttttctttaATTGGATAAAGACTCAGAATTTGTTTCCCGTGGAAACTATATTTTACAATGTTACCATGAAGTCATTGAGGTTTGGGAGGCAGTTTCAGCTCATTGAGGAACTTGCTAATGAAATGGTAAGTAATGAAATTGAGCTTGACAACATTACTTACTCTACTATCATTACTTGTGCTAAAAGATGCAACCGTTTTGATAAAGCTATAGAATGGTTTGAAAGAATGTATAAAACTGGTTTAATGCCTGATGAGGTTACATATTCTGCTATTTTAGACGTTTATGCTGAATTAGGTAAAGTTGAGGAGGTGTTGAGTTTGTATGAGAGAGGGGTAGCTACTGGGTGGAAACCTGACCCCATTACATTTTCTGTGTTGGGGAAGATGTTTGGGGAAGCAGGGGATTATGATGGTATTAGGTATGTTTTACAAGAAATGAAATCTTTAGGTGTGCAGCCTAATTTGGTTGTGTACAATACATTGTTACAGGCAATGGGCAAGGCTGGGAAGCCTGGTTTGGCTAGGagtttgtttgatgaaatgattgaatcaGGATTAGCCCCGGATGAGAAAACTTTAACTGCCCTTATCAAGATTTATGGAAAGGCTAGGTGGGCTAAGGATGCTTTAGAATTGTGGGAGCGAATGAGGGAGAATAAGTGGCCAATGGATTTCATTTTGTATAACACATTGTTGAACATGTGTGCGGATATGGGATTGGTTGAGGAAGCAGAGAAGTTGTTTGAGCACATGAAACAGTCCGAGAGTTGCAGGCCGGATAGTTATAGCTACACGGCAATGTTGAACATATATGGGAGTGGAAGGAAAGTTGACAAGGCAATGGATTTGTTTGAAGAGATGCATGAGCAGGGGGTTGAGATCAATGTGATGGGCTTTACTTGTTTGATTCAGTGTTTGGGTAAGGCTAGGAGGATTGATGATTTGGTGAGAGTGTTTGATGTCTCTGTGGGATGTGGAGTTAAACCGGATGATAGGCTTTGTGGGTGTTTGCTGTCTGTTGTGGCCCTGTGTGAGATCAGTGAGGATGTTGATAAGGTCATTGCATGTTTGCAGCAAACTAATCCAAAGTTGGTTGCCTTTGTCAAATTGATAGAAGATGAGAAAACCAGTTTTCCGATCATCAACGAGGAGTTTAGGACTGTCATTGGGGACACGGCTGATGAGGCCAGAAGACCATTCTGCAATTGCTTGATCGATATTTGTCGAAATCGAAATCTCCATGCAAGAGCACATGAGCTACTCTATTTAGGAACCTTGTATGGGTTGTACCCTGGTTTACATAACAAAACTGTGGATGAATGGAGTCTAGATGTACGATCACTCTCCATTGGTGCAGCTCAAACTGCCCTTGAAGAATGGATGGCAACTCTGGAAAAAGCAGTCATACGCGAAGAGGTGGTGTTACCGCATTTGTTTTTGGCACAAACTGGTACAGGAACTCACAAATTCTCACAAGGCTTGGCTGCAGCCTTTGTGTCTCACTTAGAGAAACTTGCAGCACCATTTAGGCAAAGTGAAGAAAGAGCTGGTTATTTTGTGGCAACCAAGGAGGAGTTAGTTTCATGGGTGCAATCAAGAATACCTCCTCCTACTTTGACTGCAGAAATGCTGAGTTAA
- the LOC123210370 gene encoding NAC domain-containing protein 71-like, producing the protein MASLPPGFRFHPTDEELVGYYLKRKVEGLEIELDVIPLVDLYKFDPWELPDKSFLPKRDMEWFFFCPRDRKYPNGSRTNRATKAGYWKATGKDRKVVCQSTSATGCRKTLVFYRGRAPLGDRTDWVMHEYRLCDDLSHGSPNFQGAFALCRVVKKNENAQKMIHGDLMGKRVESSSSIQDFTSSKVSNETLSITGDISSQTSCLYNESRYSSPMTSPYPYEVTTIPESVPAPMDSKLANLWVSPELFLDSSKEYSQAHEAASFPQYEFPSTMTPWQTYEHTEFSPSSAYSNFNGDFEFAEDLNRIGCISPYSGHVNYPSSYCNEDMSYDDYDETSSINYSSLF; encoded by the exons ATGGCATCTTTGCCACCTGGTTTTCGGTTCCATCCAACTGATGAGGAATTGGTGGGATATTACCTGAAAAGAAAAGTAGAGGGGCTTGAAATTGAGCTTGATGTCATCCCTCTGGTCGACCTTTACAAGTTTGATCCTTGGGAGTTGCCAG ATAAGTCATTCCTTCCAAAGCGAGATATGGAGTGGTTCTTCTTCTGTCCGAGAGATCGAAAATATCCTAATGGCTCAAGAACAAATAGAGCCACCAAAGCTGGCTACTGGAAAGCCACTGGAAAAGACCGGAAGGTTGTTTGTCAATCTACTTCTGCAACTGGGTGTCGAAAGACCCTTGTTTTCTATCGCGGGCGTGCACCTTTAGGAGACCGGACAGATTGGGTAATGCACGAGTATCGACTCTGTGATGATCTTTCTCATGGATCACCAAATTTtcag GGAGCTTTTGCTTTGTGCCGTGTTGTTaaaaagaatgagaatgcaCAGAAGATGATTCACGGAGATTTGATGGGCAAGAGAGTCGAAAGCAGTTCAAGCATTCAAGATTTTACTTCATCAAAAGTTTCGAATGAGACCTTGAGCATCACTGGTGACATTTCTTCTCAAACAAGCTGCCTGTACAATGAGAGTCGCTATTCGAGCCCTATGACTTCTCCTTATCCTTATGAAGTCACAACAATACCTGAGTCTGTGCCTGCTCCAATGGATTCAAAGCTGGCTAATCTTTGGGTCTCACCTGAACTCTTTCTCGACTCATCAAAG GAATATTCACAGGCCCATGAAGCTGCATCCTTTCCCCAGTATGAGTTTCCAAGCACAATGACTCCATGGCAGACATATGAGCACACAGAATTCTCCCCAAGTTCAGCATACTCGAATTTCAATGGAGATTTTGAATTTGCTGAAGATCTCAATCGAATTGGCTGCATATCACCATACTCAGGGCATGTAAATTACCCAAGTTCTTATTGTAATGAAGACATGTCCTATGATGATTATGATGAGACCAGTTCAATAAACTACTCAAGCCTCTTCTAG
- the LOC123210371 gene encoding uncharacterized protein LOC123210371: MAFCVSNSAIFQAWKLKSTPRSLFGWNFGKKNPDNEHTPQPNYHHNIDLPFPLSLVDKTFLRGRELKCCYKATIDGFSATDFHSCCDFKGPCVIIGYTNKSFKFGAFNPEGYRSTDDYYDTFDAFLFYWIDNEEIDPSLLPKVGGSGAALFDYARGGPQFGADGLLIGPPLAPVMGGFTGPDTSSGVGDLRQGKSRLGLSYAKRKDGKGSIFGDESRATIEEVLVFCSPEIASLY, translated from the exons ATGGCTTTTTGTGTCTCAAACTCTGCAATTTTTCAGGCATGGAAATTAAAATCAACCCCACGTAGCTTGTTTGGTTGGAACTTTGGCAAGAAAAATCCTGATAATGAGCATACTCCACAGCCTAACTATCATCACAACATTGATCTTCCCTTTCCTCTTTCTCTGGTGGACAAAACTTTCCTCAGAG GTAGAGAACTAAAGTGCTGCTACAAGGCCACCATTGATGGCTTCAGTGCAACTGATTTCCACAGCTGCTGTGATTTCAAGGGTCCATGTGTGATAATCGGATACACAAACAAGTCATTCAAGTTTGGAGCTTTTAATCCTGAAGGCTATAGGAGCACCGATGATTATTATGATACGTTTGATGCATTTCTCTTTTATTGGATAGATAATGAGGAGATTGATCCATCCCTTCTGCCCAAAGTTGGGGGCAGTGGTGCAGCTCTTTTTGATTATGCTCGAGGTGGGCCTCAATTTGGGGCAGATGGGCTGCTCATTGGGCCCCCACTTGccccggtcatgggtgggttcACCGGACCGGATACTAGTTCTGGCGTTGGGGACCTCAGGCAAGGTAAGTCTAGACTGGGATTGTCCTATGCCAAGAGAAAAGATGGGAAGGGGTCAATTTTTGGTGATGAATCCAGGGCTACTATTGAAGAAGTGTTGGTCTTTTGTAGTCCTGAGATTGCAAGCTTATACTAA
- the LOC123211791 gene encoding aluminum-activated malate transporter 12-like, producing MSTRVVGIDMEDHKASIAAVSHPSYGQVFGDKVRRFPGLLWHSASKFGGVLRNYLKRFAQRVLKFLGSWWHTFRKVGEEDHRRVIHALKVGFALALVSQLYLIKPLYKRFDDGAIWAVMTVVVVLEFTAGATLYKGLNRGLGTFLAGFLAVFIEYISNASGHTFRAVFISVAVFLVGAGATYMRFFPSIKKNYDYGVVIFLLTFNLITVSSYRVDNVLNLAKERMYTIGIGCGICLWMTLFIFPTWSGQDLHNSTVTKLEGLAKSIKACVKEYFNDNDAEGVGQNIDDIIYQGCKLVLDSKSIDETLAVYASWEPRHARHKIPCNRYVKLGTVLRQFGYSVVALHGCLQTEIQTPKSVRALFKDPCIRLACEVSKALTELANSVKNRRQCSPEILSDHLHEALQDLDAAIKSQPRLFLGSNENHAGNMLALAAAHATQKQQKETEAKISLSSVKTDSSALLEWKTKRKTDPSELEGKTLRPQLSKIAIMSLEFSEALPFASFASLLLEIVARLDTVIEEVEELGRIAQFNEYSHGDDQIVVTCERPLKMDNHLPSDAA from the exons ATGTCTACAAGGGTTGTTGGCATTGACATGGAGGATCACAAGGCTTCCATCGCCGCGGTTTCTCACCCAAGTTACGGTCAAGTTTTTGGTGATAAAGTGAGGAGGTTTCCGGGTTTGTTGTGGCATTCAGCCAGCAAATTTGGTGGGGTTTTGAGGAACTATCTTAAGAGGTTTGCTCAGAGAGTGTTGAAATTTCTGGGTTCATGGTGGCATACATTTCGGAAGGTGGGTGAAGAAGATCATAGAAGAGTGATTCATGCTCTGAAAGTTGGTTTTGCATTGGCACTGGTTTCACAGTTGTATTTGATTAAGCCACTGTACAAAAGGTTTGATGACGGTGCCATCTGGGCTGTGATGACTGTTGTTGTTGTGCTTGAGTTCACTGCAG GTGCAACTTTGTACAAAGGATTGAATAGAGGATTGGGGACATTTTTAGCAGGATTCTTAGCCGTCTTCATTGAATACATTTCAAACGCATCCGGTCATACTTTCAGAGCTGTTTTCATTAGTGTTGCCGTTTTCCTAGTAG GAGCTGGAGCTACATACATGAGGTTCTTTCCTTCCATAAAGAAGAACTATGACTATGGCGTTGTGATTTTCCTTTTAACCTTTAATTTGATCACCGTATCAAGCTATCGTGTTGACAATGTATTGAACCTAGCGAAAGAACGAATGTATACCATCGGTATTGGCTGTGGCATCTGCCTTTGGATGactcttttcatctttcccaCTTGGTCCGGCCAGGACCTTCATAATTCCACTGTCACCAAACTCGAAGGCCTCGCTAAATCCATCAAAG CTTGTGTGAAGGAATATTTCAATGATAACGATGCTGAAGGAGTGGGCcaaaatattgatgatattatctACCAAGGTTGCAAGCTTGTTTTGGATTCCAAATCCATTGATGAAACTctt GCAGTTTATGCAAGCTGGGAGCCCAGGCATGCTCGACATAAAATTCCATGTAATCGATATGTGAAACTGGGAACAGTTCTTCGCCAATTCGGATATTCAGTGGTTGCACTTCATGGCTGTTTACAAACTGAAATTCAG aCTCCGAAATCGGTTCGAGCCCTGTTCAAAGATCCATGCATTCGCCTAGCTTGTGAAGTCTCAAAAGCGCTTACAGAGCTTGCCAATAGTGTTAAAAATCGCCGCCAATGCTCCCCGGAGATACTCTCCGATCACCTCCACGAAGCTCTACAAGACCTCGACGCTGCCATAAAATCTCAACCGAGGCTGTTTCTCGGATCCAACGAGAACCACGCCGGCAACATGCTAGCCCTAGCAGCTGCACACGCAACGcaaaagcaacaaaaagaaACAGAAGCAAAAATCTCATTATCGAGCGTAAAAACCGACTCTTCTGCGCTGCTGGAATGGAAAACGAAGAGAAAAACCGACCCGTCGGAACTGGAGGGGAAGACGTTGAGGCCACAGCTGAGTAAAATCGCAATAATGAGCCTCGAATTCTCGGAAGCGCTTCCTTTTGCTTCCTTTGCTTCTTTGCTGTTAGAGATCGTGGCGAGGCTGGATACTGTGATTGAGGAAGTGGAAGAACTCGGGAGAATTGCGCAGTTCAACGAGTACAGCCATGGCGATGATCAGATCGTTGTGACCTGTGAAAGGCCATTGAAAATGGATAATCATTTACCTTCTGACGCCGCATAA